A single window of Flavobacterium aestivum DNA harbors:
- a CDS encoding porin, producing the protein MRKYFIYLVIGFLPVFSFGQVEKQTNEGGFVFPDSLKSLIPVSKQSLLRDVDVIFNSRMAYNSNFLDGSHTLSDFNVNQLRFELKGKIHDKVYFRFRNRYTREPVPGNLDNISRAVDLAFLRIDLSPRTNFSFGKLCADWGGYEFDFNPIDILTYNDVIENADNFLVGAGISHTLADGKNSFSFQALNSRTKTYEEQYGASAPPNIVPSEYPLALVANWRGSFFDGKFETTYSYSFFNEAKGAHMNYFALGNKFKAKNFVLYYDFQYSDEGLDRLGIVSSIISSQYPYAAQDALYVENWVRAEYLVAPKINLLLTVMNSNHSWKDNPDPNGSSKLSTSYGLIPTIQYMPFKDMNIKFYVAYTARKYDYTNYAENAFGAKDYTTGLLGFGFIAPLLVL; encoded by the coding sequence ATGAGAAAATATTTTATTTATTTAGTAATTGGTTTTTTACCAGTTTTTTCTTTTGGTCAAGTGGAGAAACAAACTAACGAAGGAGGTTTTGTTTTCCCAGATTCCTTAAAATCGTTAATACCGGTATCAAAACAATCTTTGTTAAGAGATGTAGACGTGATTTTTAATTCGCGAATGGCTTATAATAGTAATTTTTTGGATGGTAGTCATACGCTTTCTGATTTTAATGTAAATCAACTTCGATTTGAATTAAAAGGAAAAATTCATGATAAAGTTTATTTTAGATTCCGTAATAGATATACCAGAGAACCTGTTCCTGGGAATTTGGATAACATCAGTAGAGCAGTCGATTTGGCTTTTTTGAGAATTGATTTGTCGCCTAGGACCAATTTTTCTTTTGGGAAACTATGTGCTGATTGGGGAGGATATGAGTTTGATTTTAATCCAATTGACATCCTAACGTATAATGATGTGATAGAGAATGCGGATAACTTTTTGGTAGGGGCTGGAATATCGCATACTTTGGCTGATGGAAAAAATTCATTTTCTTTTCAAGCCTTAAATTCAAGAACCAAAACGTATGAAGAACAATATGGAGCTTCAGCTCCACCAAACATTGTACCTTCAGAATATCCTTTGGCATTGGTAGCTAATTGGAGAGGTAGTTTTTTTGATGGAAAATTTGAAACCACGTATAGTTATAGTTTCTTTAATGAGGCCAAAGGAGCTCATATGAATTATTTTGCATTGGGTAATAAGTTCAAGGCTAAAAATTTCGTATTGTATTATGATTTTCAATACAGTGATGAAGGTCTTGATCGTTTAGGAATTGTATCAAGTATAATTAGTAGCCAATACCCATATGCTGCACAAGATGCTCTTTATGTAGAAAACTGGGTAAGAGCAGAATATTTGGTTGCTCCTAAAATTAATTTACTTTTAACGGTAATGAATAGTAATCATTCATGGAAAGATAATCCGGATCCAAATGGAAGTTCAAAATTATCTACAAGTTATGGACTTATTCCAACGATTCAATATATGCCATTTAAGGACATGAATATAAAATTTTATGTAGCTTATACAGCAAGAAAGTATGATTATACAAACTATGCTGAAAATGCTTTTGGTGCCAAAGATTATACCACTGGTCTTTTAGGCTTTGGATTCATTGCACCACTGTTGGTTTTATAA